The Aedes aegypti strain LVP_AGWG chromosome 3, AaegL5.0 Primary Assembly, whole genome shotgun sequence genome contains a region encoding:
- the LOC110678182 gene encoding angiopoietin-related protein 1-like gives MESNMNDKFVKTMTNINDRSDKLEAQHKTTKDQLDRLLQNLENHRNEFSKFCQQQVSCSKPEEPAVVTSCKNTPSKTNGQYQLKPFGTDEVMVGYCEQEKFGGGWLVVQHRFDGSVDFQRTWSEYKNGFGSLGGEFWLGLEKLHRLTSNRNVELIVELKDYNNNYVYARYDGFEIGSEPQKYSLDRLGTYSGTAGDSMIYNRGKKFTTKDSDNDGAVNLNCAVSRAGAWWFDWCGNADLNGIFGVRGEWRSIYWYGYNQYDGMKYTRMLIREV, from the exons ATGGAATCTAACATGAACGACAAGTTTGTCAAAACCATGACGAACATCAACGATCGTTCCGACAAACTGGAAGCTCAACACAAAACGACCAAAGATCAGTTGGACCGTCTCCTGcagaatctggagaaccatCGCAATGAATTCTC CAAATTCTGCCAGCAGCAAGTAAGCTGTTCCAAGCCGGAAGAACCTGCGGTTGTAACATCGTGCAAGAATACACCGAGCAAGACGAACGGTCAGTATCAACTGAAACCCTTCGGTACCGATGAAGTCATGGTGGGATACTGTGAACAGGAAAAGTTCGGCGGAGGTTGGCTTGTGGTTCAGCATCGATTCGATGGTTCTGTGGATTTCCAACGCACCTGGAGCGAGTACAAAAACGGATTTGGATCACTCGGAGGCGAATTCTGGCTTGGTTTGGAGAAGCTGCATCGACTTACCAGCAATAGAAACGTTGAACTGATTGTAGAGCTGAAGGACTACAACAACAACTATGTCTATGCGCGGTACGATGGATTTGAAATTGGAAGTGAACCGCAGAAATATTCACTGGACAGATTGGGAACGTACAGCGGAACTGCTGGCGATTCCATGATATACAACCGGGGCAAAAAGTTCACCACCAAAGATAGCGACAATGATGGAGCCGTAAATCTGAATTGCGCTGTTAGCAGGGCGGGAGCTTGGTGGTTCGATTGGTGTGGAAATGC TGATCTCAACGGAATTTTCGGTGTTAGAGGTGAATGGCGATCTATTTATTGGTATGGCTACAACCAATATGACGGAATGAAGTATACCAGGATGTTGATCCGAGAAGTGTAA